The Malus sylvestris chromosome 3, drMalSylv7.2, whole genome shotgun sequence genomic sequence ttatgtgtctaaattttgtcagagatctttggcaaagttatttgtggtgcCCGAtgaactgatgttgcgtgtggggattgtcgacatattttactcaggaaaatctacTTCTCGAaatccagagagtggtgcctcttcgatttttgaaccaacgaccctattgccatttcttttataggggcaccaattatgtgcaagaagtacgttcagagagttattgcttgcaggaattttccccttatttttgtacttcagagatttattgcacctcatttcttcttcataatttatgagaatgtctggccaATCAtaccgttgttttgacttgaactttggtgaagaggcagccatgcattctcaagacaacatatggcacccatccttcttatcccctattggtcctcttaccgttggagactctgtgatgaagaatgatatgaccactgcggtggtggccatgaaccttctcactcctaaagataacagactactttccaaacggtctgatgagttggctgttaaggattctctggctctcagtgttcagtgtgcaggttttgtgtctaatatggctcaacgcctatttgctcgaacccgccaagttgaatcattggtggttgaagtgataagtcttaaacatgagatcagagggctcaagcatgagaataaacagctgcacaggcttgcacatgactatgctacaaacatgaagaggaagctcgaccagctgcaggaatctgatggtcagattttacttgatcattagaggtttgtgggtttgttccaaaggcatttatttccttcgtcttctggggctgtaccgcgtactggaagctctaaatgatcaacctttggtgccttcttcttctggggttctgcccagtactgaggctccgaatgattaccctccggtgcctcctcttcctggggctctgccgactgttgagacttctcctgagcaacctttgtgaatgctccttcttgtttgtttattttgattcatgtacatgtacatatttgtaacttatcagagatattaataaataatatttacttcatttcaacgtattgtgttaaatatacCAAGGTTTCCTTCACTaagttgtttgaattttttttcttttgttgaagcttgtattttgaagctttgtgagtgaagcatgtaggttgaggtaatgctcccttaatttcccgagtaaggaaaacttctcggttggagacttgaaaaatccaagtcactaagtggtcgtgagacttccgagtatcaaggtgcagtagcatatggtaagattcccctaagtcttcggtcgagggagttgacgaatgaggtgtcttgctagtagccaagtttccaatgtaacaaaacttcaccattttcctttctaagtggtagcccaaaactcatccTTCATATACCTGCATTGAATAATGATTTTTGTTCCTTGGTATGTATAAGGAACAACTCAAGGAGGTCGGGGGACCTTCAATACCCAATTGGAAGGAACATCGTTGTTCCTTTGATGCTTCTGGGAAATGCATTATTGAAAATTCTAGTGCATTTTCAAAGCATGTAGCGGCAGAAGTTAGAGATTGTAGAAATATGCCATTAATGCTTGATTACAAAAAAAGCCAAGTCCAAATAtcattgaaaaaaatataattgtcATGCATGTCGGATTACAAAAAAAGCCAAGTCTATCAAAAACTATATTTATTCATAGGTGCTGCACATCAGCTGTGCTTGACCAAAAGTTAAAAGCAACAACATGCTTGAATAATGGTACAACTATCTACAGAAAAGTATACCCCTGTCTCCCATCTTGGAAGGATTTGATTTGTCATGAATCCACTGTACGAGCCTAAGAGAGGACTAATCACTAGTCTTTTGCATGAATTTGGATGCATGTGtggaacaaaaaaataataataataaaataaataaagatgcATAAAGCTGCACATCAAAACTAAAGGGATAAAAAAATCCCACCATTTTGTACGAAGATATCAGGCAAGCTTCCAAAGCAAAGAGTTTCCACCAAAAGACACCTACAACAAATCaagaataaaaaatatacaTCGAATGAAGTTGCGGAATGAGCATTCAAAATACAAGCAGAATGAAAAAGTATGAAGCCTTACTAACCGTTCTGTTCTTCTCTCCAAAAAAATAACGAATAGTAAAAGATTGCACGGAGAAGCTCGTGGGGAAAAACTGATCAAAAGAAGTTCAAAAAGGGTTTGGAACTTATCTAAAACCACTAAAATGGGGGAATTCGAATTCTTTTCTCTGTTAGCCACCTAGCATGAGATAAAcccctaaataaaaaaaataataaaataaaataaaataaagagaagTTTGCAACCAACAAACTTCTGAAAAGAAAAGATGCTGCCCACGTAAAGAGTTTAGACTTGGAAATCCAAGTTATACAAGGCATGCATATAATGTCCCCCATCAAATTAAATTCTTTTGCAAACAATTTGCCATGCCAAGACGAGACGACTTCACTTTCGGTCAGAGAGAAGTAACGTGGAACAAGGACTTCCTATTTTTTTTGCAAAACGTGGATGGTTTCCTGCAAGACGTGGGAGGTTACACGGTTAGTGGGAGAAGGTGGCGAAAGTTATGGCTTCTATCTCCCCCAAGTTAAAGCTCATGAGGCTTCTTatgatgcctataaataggcatcaGTCGCAGTAGAAGagggaaaaaaacaaaagaaaaaggaggatgAGATTCTGCAGAAATTAAAAGAGAAATCAAAGGAGTGAAGTGTTGCGGAAGTTCAAGGAGACATTGAGAGAAGAAGACAACgaagaaaaaaatagagaaacgGAACAAAGAAAGCAACAAGCATTCAAAGCACTCAAAGGTATAaaatcatttgtttttttttctgttatttTTCTTGGTTGTTCCTCTCCACTTTGCAGAAAAAGGGGAAGCATTGTGCTTCTTCAAATCTCTCCCATTCCCTGAAGCACAAATAGAGGTAGGGGTTCTAAAGAAAGCTAGCCCAAATCCTTTCCCAATCTCCCGCTCTCCTGCAAGAGATTGCCGAACACCATCGCTTCAACAACACCAACGGTCGTAGCAGCCATGCCGTCCTCCAGCCTAGCGTTACAACGTGCTCCATTTTTCTCAACGACGGCGTAAAAAAAATGGTCATAAACAAAGTCCTCCGCCGTGAGAACAACAGCCACGAGAGCTGCCGAAGTTGAAACAGTTGTTGCTGCCCTGTTTTAGGAGCTCAGTTCGAAGTTAAAATGGTTACTGttgcagtggcggatccaggaaataatgttAGGGGGTCAATAAGGATAGCGCGCAGcgcgcaatttttttttaatagaaacgGCATGCATATCGTCATTTCATCGAGTCTTGGTAGGATAGCGCAACCAGCTACTCCAAAATCCTTGTTCAAAGGTCCTGAACGTTCAAACCTGGAGGAAGAGATTGCTTCAACTTGTCGGCCTTCTCGAAATcaaacacacaaagtgtgtaaagGTACTTGGAGCACCGAACCTTGAACTTGACAGCATCCTTGGTCCTCTTGATTTTGACATTGCGGGCATCATTCCTTTTTGCAGTTAGAAGGAAATCCTTGATCTCATGGATCTGCTTCGGCATTTTGCTTGTTGCTTGGTCAAGACCGAAGGCTGCGAGTTCTCTTTCAAAGTTTGAGGAGGCTATCAACGCGCCAGCAGCCTCCTTCTTCTTTAACCTGCAAGCgaactctttcttcttctttcagaCATTTCGTCGACCACGTGGTGTGCAGCTCCAAGAGGTCGCACCAGCAGCTCCAAGGTTATTTTCATGGCTTCCAAGGGGTCGTGTGACCCCAttgaccccactgtggatccACCCCTCATGCTGCTCCGTTTTAGGAGCTTAGTTAGAAGAATTTGGCGGTTGCTGCTGCTCCGTTTTAGGAGCTCATTTCAAAGGAGTTAGCATGCTGCTTCATTTTAGAAGCTCATTTGGAAATTCGAATGCTGCTCCATTTTAAGAGCTCATTGGGAAACTTCAAATCAAAAGCAGAGGAATACGACTCGAAGAATTTGGCACAAAGTTAGAAGAAAGTCACACCAAAAAAAGAGAAGGATGCTTCCagccaaaagaaaaacaacaaagaaacCGTCGCAGCCGTCgagtgaagaagaaaaaaaaggttgctgacgaaagaagaagaagaagaattgcaCTAAAGCCTTGCACCagaaacaagaaagaaagatCTCCAGGTCAGTCGACGGGTCGTGGTCGTCTCCAAGAGCCCCTGGTGTTCTTCCTAGAAATGGAAACGCGAAGAAAGCATAACGGAATGGGCGATGGTTGTCACTAACCAAGTTTCATCCAAATTCTTAAAAATAATCTTTAGCAAGAAAGAAGGATTCGTGACTTTAATTGAAGATTAGTTTGCCCCTGCGAAGACAAATCCATGCAGGATGCAGTAAAACtcaaaaaaaggggaaaaagtacttgttttttaaaaaaaaaaaaaaaatagcttagTGCATGGCACCTCAAAAATAAACAAGCAACGGCAGTTAAAAAAAAGCTTAGTGCATGGCACCTTATACCTCAAAAATAAACAAGCAACGGCAGTTAAAAAAAGCTTAGTGCATGGCACCTCAAAAATAAACAAGCAACCACAGATGAATATATGTCATTATCTTCAGTCTTCAGTGTTCCGTTTATTTGAAATAAGAGTTAAAACTCTCAAAAAAGAGCAGGCTCAAGATGCCTCAGAAGTGTTCAACCAACCAAAAATAAAAGGCTGTCTAAATGCCTTTTTAGTCCATAAGGTATGAATCCCACCTTCTACTCAAGGAAAGGACAAAGTCCTATTTACTTTGTACTGCGCATCCCACGTGGGTTACTACTTGAAGAAAAAAGTGAAGTCCCATTTCACAAAGATCTATTGGATATTACCAAAGGTCATGTATGGGTTTCAAACAAATCCAATTGACTACTCATTTTGCCAAGACTGAACACAATTAGGCAaatccaaataaaaaattactaaCTATGCCGGTTTGATTCccttaaggatacgtaggcagtctgatATTAAATTTTAGACGCAACCAAGAAATCAAGGCGAATCCCTGGTTTATTTAAACTAAATTCACTTCTGCTGCTTTGAACAGAACCCTTGTAGGATAAATCCCGTGAAGGAACAgaggaaatatttttttattccaaGCATGATTCTCTACAAATTTGTCGGAAGAAAGAAGTTGCAAAGGAAAAGTAAAATTAAACATGGAGTAAGAAATGGTACCAAGCTAGAGTCAAATGCCAAAATATTAGTGGGTTTATTAGAAATAAATCCGTTAATTTTACTCTACAGTTAAACGGCACAAAACCACTTTAAATAGGACAAAGCTGTCTCAAATGGCTAAAAGCCGATTCAATGGCATGAAGCCGTATTAAAATCTGATGGCACGAAGCTGCGACAAAACCCAATGGCCCGAAGTCGTATCAAAtatcaaatggcatgaagccacaACAAAATCTCAAGTGGCATGAAGCTATGTTAACTGGCACAAAGCCGTATCAAATTTCAGAATGGCATAAAACCATATCAAACTTATAAATCACTCCAATGGGTTAAAGTCCTCACCTGCACGAGTTTAAAATGCACAAGGCATCAATCACTCCAATGGCTTAAAGTCCTTGCCTGTACGAGTTTAAACTGCACAAGGCACAAGTTTAAACTGCACAATGCATCAATCGCTCCAATGGCTTAAAGTCCTCGCctgcaagagcctaaactgcacaaggcattaaACGCTCCAATGGCGCAAAGTCCTCacccgcatgagctaaaactgtacaaggcatcaaatccaaacaagtaTCAATCATACAaggaactacgagtgacttgatccctcaacaagggtacgtaggcaatctagggttCTACCTAGatgcagtcacaaaatcaaataaacacccaaatcctcaagttacgatttattcatattagaatcaaagggtattcctttcccaaaagaaaggttgtaattaataggcgtgtagcctagaatgggtcgaaTTCAAactaataaaaccctcttcgaaAAAATGAATGAGGGTGAGATTGTGTCGGGGGAATattttgtttacatattatgtacaatttttgctcaacaacTAGTGATTGGTGAGTGATTGGCGTAAGATCAAAGAAGATGGCAGGGAAGCTTTTTGGAAaagaataaaggtataaattttttttgttacttgAAGAGTGTAAAATAAGTCAATATTTATAGTAATTgttaatttgtttgaattttatgATGAGTGTAGGAAactattattttttaagaaGAAGATATTCCAAAAATGCCAATGATCCGTCATATGACACTTCATATTGCAGAGCATGCACATAAAgaatatagaaataaattaaaaaaaaaatttatactgATACACCAGTTGAGGAGCAACGGAAGACTCCTTCTAATGTGGATCCACAACAATGGGTTGAATTGGTGACACATTGGAATAAGGAAAAAACAAaggtaaatgttttaaatttttttttcaagagatTGCTTCAAAGAATTTGGTGGCACAAAAATTTGtttaataaatttgttttttttcttcaggagATTGCCTAAAAAAATAAGCATAATCGACGACTGAAAACAATGAATCACACAACGGGTGCAAAATCTTATGCAAGAATACGGGCAGACCTTGTAAGGTTTGTACATTTCGAAGAATTAtagataattttaaatttagtatATAATTGGtagaaatttatttttaatttgatggttgctgaaaattggttttttttttttattgacttGTAATTATAGCGGAAAAAGCATGGGAGGGAGGTGGATCCTGTTTCGTTTTTTCGTTACTGTCATACTCGAAAGGATAACTCTTGGATTGATAAAACATTTGAGTTTACTAgggtaattgttttttttttttttgtggcagtatattattgttattatctgtagttgaatttttatttttaaaattttaatgcaAGGCAACTATGGAGGAGCATATTCAAACTATGATTGAGTCTGGGCAAGAGAATAATGATGTCCTTAAGACCCGGGTTTATGTAGAGACTATGGGTTTTGATCGTCACAATAGAGTACGAGGGTATGGACATGGTGTGACTCCGGATATGGTGTCGTATGCATCTTATTCAGCTTCTAGTTCTAATTCTTCTAGAAGATCATCCAGGAGTTCAGTGGTAGTGTTGTTGATTGAGAATAATGAATtgagaaggaaggaagaagttaATGCTAAACGAGTGGCAAAGCTAGAGCTTAAGATTGAAGAAACACGCAGCCAGCAACTAGTAAACAATCAGTTGTTTGTGGCGTTTTTGCAAAAATTTCAGCCGCCACCACCCTATAGCCTGGGAACCCATCAGTCAGGCCAAAGTCAGCCTCCTCCATATTCATGCCCACAATGAACCTAACAGTTAGCTCAAAGTCAGCCTCTTGTTGCACCTGTATATCCGTATACATGCTATTATCAGCAACCTCCTTCACATTCGATGTATCTGACATAGCCCATGCCATATATGCAGTAGCCACCCATGCCATACATGCAGCAGCCACCCATGCCATACATGCAGCAGCCGCCATATGAAATGCCTGCATATCGACTTAAGATGCCTTTTTCTGATGATGTTCCaattggagggttttctggaaTGCTCGCATGTGCTCCTTTAGA encodes the following:
- the LOC126615751 gene encoding 60S ribosomal protein L38-like translates to MPKQIHEIKDFLLTAKRNDARNVKIKRTKDAVKFKVRCSKYLYTLCVFDFEKADKLKQSLPPGLNVQDL